DNA from Agarilytica rhodophyticola:
TGTTGTTTTTGGTGTCATCTACGTTTTTATTTTAATAATAATTACAGTTTTTTTTCTCTTTCGAAAATTATGCATTTATGAAACTTGTTAAAGCTTCATATGGAAGGGGAGAGTTTCTACTGGGTTTCATCACTATCAAAATCTCTATTAGATTTAATTTTCGATTTCAATGGCTGGTTGAAAATATAAGCAAAGAGTATGTGTCGTGCCTAAATATGTTAGTTTATTATTTTTTGGGGCATATAAATCATCATTTAGTGTTTGTTTTAATAGATGGGAATGATTGGACTAGTTAAAACTCTTATCATTCATGCTGTTAAAAAAATATATAAATATTTGTACTATAAGTAGATTACTTTATGGTTGTACTGATAAGTACTAATTCATAATTTTTTTTTGGTTCTTTCCTACGTCTATTTAAAATCATATTTGCATAGTTTTGTCGCGATAATTATTTTACGAGGCTTAGGTTTTGATTTAAGTCGGCTTTCTTCTATATTTTGTCTACATTCTATTATTTTAATTAACTTAATTTAATTTATAATCCTTCTCCGTAGTTCAGAGCATCATAGCCCCTTGGTTGAGTAAACTAAGGTGATATCAAAGAATTTATTTTTTTATGGAATTAGCTTCGTAAGAAAATAAAGAGAAAAATTAATTTTTGGTCGTGCTAATCACAAAATGATCATATATCCGATTGTATTATTAACACTCAACCCTTAAATAAAGTGGGAGTCTAACTTATGAAAAGCAATATTACTTTGTTGTGTGGCGTTATTCTAAGCACCTTAATGTTCAGTAGTGCCAGCTACGCTATTAACGACCAATGTGTTAGATCATCTGGGAGCAAACTTTTTTTAAAAAAGAAACATGCATTAAGAGATAATGGTCGGATGTGTGATAAATCATGTAACAACATAAACCGAAATTACTTAGCAAATTGCCAAAACTTTGTGCATGTTGATTGCTTTGCTGTGCTTAATAGTAAGGGGGACGTTATTGCGCGTAATAATGTTGGTTATCATAAAGGAATATCTGAAGGTGGCAGTACTAATAATCATACTTGGCAAAATGTTGAAGCGAGTATTAAGATAAATAAGGGAAAAGGTAAGCGTGTTATTGGCTACGACAAACAAGGTTGTACAGGTGGCCAGTTAGTCGACTTTAGAATGTAACATTTCTAATCTATAAGCGATATTTATTTTTAGCCACTTCATAATAGGCTGACTTTGTAGAATAACGGTCGCCTGATATAAAAATATATCAGGCGAATTTGTTGGTCGCTAGTGAAGTCTGCATTACTACTAAAAAAATAGACTATGTGAAAAATCGTGACAATAGTTAACGATAATCAAAACGCTTCAAAAATCATCTATTCTAGATATAAGAATTGAAGACATCAACTAGAGTAGCTATATTCTCTTCTTTACTCGATCAATGGTAATGTTGTGCTATCGGGGTTGTCTCTATAGGCACAGAAGCCAATAGTGTTATCAGTTTCTCCTGCCGCAATTGTGTTATTCCAATATAGGCCTGAAATTATTATAGATCCGCTCACATCTGAAAATTCCGCGTTCCAACGACTTTCAGATAGGGTTGCAGCATTAGTGTCTAGGCTGATACTCCACTCTGAAATAGTGTCGCTACTGGTATTGCTGATCAATAGTTCTACACAATACCCTTCCCCCCAATCTGATGTCACGGATATATCAACCTCAAGCCCTGTACTAAGCTTGGCTGTATTGAATAGAATCTCATTCAAGCTAAAGCGGTTTCCAGAAATGATGGCGCGACTTATAAAACGATCTCCAGTATTAACGCCTGCAAAACCTTCAATTACATTTTCGGTGAGTGAAAGGCTCTCAATGAGGTTATTCGAATCATCATAAACAGTTAAATTACCCGGTTTTGGGTCGATAATAAATGCCGCAAATTGAGTAACAGGCACAGAAAAGTCAAGAATGATACTACTGTCTAGTTGGCTATCGCGTATTCCAATGGTTGTAAAATCAAACAAAGAGCTAGAAAATACATCGGTGGGAGCTCCTTTTCCATCCATTCCCCGCGAACCACTAATGATAACACCACTAGCTTGATATTGATTAGAAACAATAATATCCGGTCGAAGCTCATTAAAATTAATTCTCGTATGGCCACGATCTAA
Protein-coding regions in this window:
- a CDS encoding cellulose binding domain-containing protein; this encodes MNKFLHLIIAFTFLVTSNSPIAIPINDVNELDRGHTRINFNELRPDIIVSNQYQASGVIISGSRGMDGKGAPTDVFSSSLFDFTTIGIRDSQLDSSIILDFSVPVTQFAAFIIDPKPGNLTVYDDSNNLIESLSLTENVIEGFAGVNTGDRFISRAIISGNRFSLNEILFNTAKLSTGLEVDISVTSDWGEGYCVELLISNTSSDTISEWSISLDTNAATLSESRWNAEFSDVSGSIIISGLYWNNTIAAGETDNTIGFCAYRDNPDSTTLPLIE